A genomic region of Podarcis raffonei isolate rPodRaf1 chromosome 13, rPodRaf1.pri, whole genome shotgun sequence contains the following coding sequences:
- the MDP1 gene encoding magnesium-dependent phosphatase 1, whose amino-acid sequence MSKRPALVVFDLDYTLWPFWVDTHVDPPFQKNSDGSIRDRNGRPINLYPEVPAVLEQLHAEGIPMAAASRTGEIRGANQLLDLFSLNRFIHYAEIYPGSKVTHFQKLSQQTGVPFSQMLFFDDESRNIYDVSKLGVTCILVPNGMNLSLLKQGLEAFARS is encoded by the exons ATGAGCAAGCGGCCGGCGCTGGTTGTGTTTGACTTGG ATTACACGCTGTGGCCCTTCTGGGTTGACACCCACGTGGACCCCCCCTTCCAGAAAAACAG CGATGGCTCAATACGAGACCGCAACGGACGACCCATAAATCTGTACCCCGAGGTGCCGGCtgtgctggagcagctgcatgcagAGGGGATCCCTATGGCGGCTGCCTCACG GACAGGTGAGATCCGGGGGGCTAATCAGCTGTTGGATCTCTTCAGCCTGAACCGCTTCATCCACTACGCAGAGATCTACCCGGGCAGCAAAGTCACCCACTTTCAGAA ATTGTCTCAACAAACCGGGGTTCCCTTTTCGCAGATGCTCTTCTTCGACGACGAAAGCCGCAACATTTACGACGTCAGCAAATTAG GAGTCACGTGTATCCTTGTCCCCAACGGCATGAACCTGTCCCTTCTGAAACAGGGCCTAGAAGCCTTCGCCCGCTCCTGA